The DNA region TTACACACATGTCTTGTGTTCATTCATGAAACGTCAGATCAATCAAAAGTAGGGAGCAAATCAAGTTCATCATCCAACCCCTCTACGGCCAAAACTGGCTCGACTCGGTCGTCTTGGACTTTACCGTCATACAAAGAAAGTAGAGAGCTTCCTACTCCTAGGACAGAAGGAGAAATCTTGTCATCATCAAATTTGAAGGCATTCTCATTTGGTGATCTCAAGGCTGCATCTAGGAACTTCCGGTCAGACAGTCTTCTTGGGGAAGGAGGATTTGGTTATGTCTTCAAAGGCTGGATTGATGAACAAACTCTTGCCCCTTCAAAGCCAGGAAGTGGTATGGTTGTAGCCATCAAGAAGCTAAAACCAGAAGGTTTTCAGGGCCACAAGGAATGGCTGGTACGTTCACCAGTGCTTTAGCCAATATTCTTAGGTTTGTCAGAGATACTATACTGTTTGTATTGACTGCAATTGCTCTCCTGCAGACAGAGGTTGACTACCTTGGCCAACTGCACCACCAGAATCTTGTCAAGCTCATTGGTTATTGCTCAGATGGTGACAACCGACTCTTGGTGTACGAGTTCATGCCTAAAGGAAGTTTGGAAAATCATCTGTTCAGACGTATGTTTTTTTATTGCAATGCAACCTTTTTCTTTCTAAATTCTATCATTTCAGTATCTTAAATTTTTGACAAGTTCAGCAGAAACTTTCCATTCTTTCAGGAGGTGCGGATCCTTTACCCTGGGGAATAAGACTCAAAGTTGCAATTGGGGCTGCTAGGGGTTTATCATTTCTGCATGATGCTGAGAACCAAGTCATATATCGTGATTTCAAGGCATCTAACATTCTGCTTGACTCGGTATACATGAAATGGCTGCTCACCCTTGTTCTGAGCAAACTTCTATTCCCCCTTTTTTTTACTTAACTTCTTTTCCCAACAATGCAGGAGTTCAATGCCAAGCTTTCAGACTTTGGCTTGGCAAAAGCAGGTCCAACTGGGGATAGAACCCATGTTTCTACACAAGTCATGGGCACACGAGGTTATGCAGCTCCTGAATATGTTGCAACAGGTTAGAAAATAATATCTATTTTGAGTGTATGCAGTTCATGATTCTGAATTGATGAAAACATACCATACAGCAACGCATCTTTACTCCCTTGATATTTGCCATTGCTTCAGCATTGTATACCAGAACTCCGAATTAGAGTTCCTTAATATCGCCTCAAGTTCAATACAAGCTCCTAATTTCTGTTAGCTAAGGTGGTATTTACTTTGAGTTAGCATATCATATTTTGCCTATTATGATACTTGTTTACTTAGAGCCCAGGATTACATGCTCACTTTGAATTTCCCTTTCGTTTTTTTCCTCGAACCCGCATTAGAGCTGCGcatcaatatattaagaagaaaagagggggaaaagaaCCCCTAGTACAAAACGTTACAGGGTTAGAGGTTCTTTCTGCTTATAGAATTGGCAAAATTGCTGTAATACCATTACTTTGAACTAGTTTGCAAACATACCATTCCAACCCATTGGATTTCTACTTTTTGTCATTGTGGTGTGTACTTTGTATAACACCACTTCTGGTTTCCAACAAAGAAGATGTTTGACTTGCTAAAATGTTCCTTGTTTTCTGTATTATTTTCTTGTTCTAGTCTCAATAAAAACAAATCCTTCtcacaaaagaaagatggccaaCTCCATTTTATAGAAAACTGTGAAAGAGGTCATATGTGCGTTCATTATCTTTTCCCCCTAGAAAAACAGTATGTGCATTGTCTACTGCGCAACTTGCATATCAATAGGGAATGCTGGGCTATATAATATGTTTGTATAGGAATTTTTTTTTAACAGTGCACCAGCTTGTGTATGGATCATCCATTCACCTAAATCTAGCGGCTAAACCTTAAAATTGTTATCTGTTTCTATTTGTACATAGAAGAGGTACTTGTAGGATTTGGATTAGTGCCTTAGTGCAAACTTATTAGAATAAAGCAACTGTCATTATGGAAACAAGCTCCGCAGACAAAATTTCTCTCTTCCAAAGGTGATTCTTGGTATATCTGAATTTATACCATATCATTAGATAAACTAATATTAAGAGGCGCCATTAAGAGTATTTGTAATTTTGTTTCGAGATAATAGACTTCCTTACATAAGTACATTTATTAGGAAAGAAATCAGCCTATGTGCAGAATTTTCTTGACTGGTCATTTGACCCATATGAAAAAAAATATATTCTCCTTATGGTAACATAGCTTCTCTTGTTGACAAAACAATATTACATTGTAATTTACCCCCATATGAGAGATCTTTATGTGTTCTCCACGTTTTTCCTCTCTTTTGTTATGCTTGATTTTCTTGCACGCTCAACAATTCAAAAGGCTAACTTAGTAAATTCAGCATTTTTGGTAATCTAATTCAACAACTGTGAAACCTAATTCAACTTTTTTAAAGGTTATGTTCAACAATTATCTTAAAAAATGTTACTATACAAACAAATGGTCAATTCATTTCAATCTAGCCTTTGATGGGAGCTCAGAGGTCCTTCTTTCTTTTGGATGGAACGCAGCAGGATAATCCGACGTTCTACTTTGTCTTGTTACATATTTAACAGAGACGTATGCATATACAGGATCCATTCTGGAATAGGGCATAAAACCAATGAATTGATAAAAAAATTTATCAAATCCAATGACATGAACTGCTGAAATATAATATATTTTGATATAATCTTTCTCTCGATGTACAGGCCGCCTCTcagtgaaagccgatgtctaCAGCTATGGCGTGGTGCTGCTGGAGTTACTGACAGGACGGCGAGCGCTAGATAAATCGAAACTGGCATCCGAGCAGAACCTCGTCGACTGGGCAAGACCCTACCTGCGCGACAAGCGCCGTCTGTACCGCGTCATGGACTCTAAGCTGGGCGGACAATACCCGAAGAAAGGCGCACACGCAGTCGCAAGCATCGCCCTGCAGTGCATCGGCAACGATGCCAAGGCGCGGCCCGCAATGTCCGAGGTCCTTGAGAAACTAGAGCAGCTGCAGGACCCCAAGTACCACGTCACAGCACCACAGGTGGACAcaaagcgggcatcttcgtcaggCTCTGTCCCCAGGTCGCCCATGAAGGCGCAGCCCTCGCCACGACGCCTGTCGGGTTCGGGTTCCCCGTTGCCGGCGGTGGCAGGCTCCCCACTGCCAGCGTGTAGGACTGCGCAGGTGCATTAGGTGCGCGCTTGAAGGATGAAGTGCAGAGTTTGTGTTGTTGTAGCTGTTGGTTccctgtaggtgtatatttcgCTGTGTTGTTCCCGATCAGCGTAGTTTTTTGTTTGTGAGGTATAGTTTTTTGTTTGTGAGGTGTCGTGGAACCAGATTGTTGTGAGATGCTGAATAGTGAGAATTAACATTCTGTGATTCGATTGATGTTTAAATGGTTTCTCAGTTTTGAGTGAAGATGATATTCTTCTCACCTGTTATTAATTCCTTTTAGCTGGTATTTGATTGAGCGTGATTTTCCTTGCTGAATATGAACTGCAATGCCTTGTGAATTGTGATCACAGCATTTGTTTGTATTAAGAACTGTTAGCATAAACTATTCGAGAATATTTCGAAGTGTAGTATTTGAATTATAACAGCTAAGGTATCATAGACAGGCGTACAAGATTGGCTATTTGGATTTCAGAATAAAGCTATCAGGTCTAAAGGACAATCTGGCCTGAATTTATTTCAATCATGACATGGCATGTTATATTCTTCGACTCATCAGCTACACGCTCAAATAGGGTATACCATTGTGCATTTGCACTGCGGGTTGTTCAAACTGGAATGCTAGTAGAAAGCATTCAAGCCTTTTTCTACCCAATTAAAAAAAGGAACAGAAGGCATCAAAGCAGAAGAAAGAAACTCTGAATGTTATTCTGTTCTTTGGATCCAAGAAACCCGAAACAACAATTGGAAGAATGAAAGTGGGTATTTCCGGCGATACATATGTATTTAAGTACTTCCTTTTTATTTCATGCATCTCACTTTGCCTCGTAAATATTTTGGATTGGAGTTTATTTAAAGACTCAAAACATATATTATCAGTAAAAGCAGAGTACATGGATTTGGGAATAGACTCCCGAGGagcaacaccctacctacaagaGTCAAAACACTGACTCCTAATTAAAGATCTACTCAGAAACATATTAGGGCTTGGAGCATCCCCGCAATAGCCTTTAAATCTGACCCTCTACTTCGTAAGGGCTACCTCAGTGCTAGTTTTTAACCTCAACTTCAGCAGTGGTCTCTAAATCTCAACTCCCTAGAGACCCTCCAGTAATAGAGGATGGAGGAAGAGATTTACGGGCCTCCTTACAATGAAAGCTTCAGGATGTGTTTGACTGATCCTTTTGAAAAAGTAGCTGTGAGCTGTAGAAAATCTACTGTAGGTTGTAGGATGTGAGAAAGTTAAAACCCGTTGAAAAAATAGGTGTGAGTAGGTTGTAGGCTACGAGAAAGCTAAAACCCACTAAGTGAAACCGCTATGACGTTTTGGAAATACTTACAAGCGAGGGAAGAGATCGGGTGCACATGACCAGCCTGTGCACATGGTGCACATTTTGAATCAGAGCCATTGATTTCAAATCCAACAGCCCTTCTTCATCCCACCTCTCTCCTTGACGCTTTTGCAAAATTCCCCTCCCACCTCTCCTCCTCCAGGCCCTGGAAATTTAACGAAAAACCCCCTGACCGCTCAACTCCTGAAACAGATCGATGTTGGCTTGCCTTCGATGAGAAGCTTCGTTCCTTCTCACACAAGCCTCAACGGAAGCGAACCAAATCGGTCATCTCCGGTCACCGTTCGTCCTCGAAATCGCACGCCGGAGGTGAGATTTTGGAACAAAATCAATTTGGCAATTTGTAGCCTTTTCGATTCTCATCATCAGTTCCTGCGCCAGATAGGATTTAGGGCCAACTACAACTGTTTGTTTGCCATGGACGCTCCTACGCCAATTGGTGGTTTCTTTTGAACTGCTCAACGCCATGGGAGACCCCGGCGGCAAGGAGGCCACGTTGGGCACTTGTAGCAGCAGCCCAACCATGGCTGCAGTGCCGCAACCCTCTGTTCGTGACCCATCCCCCCCATCAGCCGGTCCTTCTAATATCAGTGGTCCATTCTGTACACCAAAAAAAATTCCAATGGTTCCATCATCGGTGAGTTAATCTCCTAGTATAATATGTAGTTAAAGGTGACCATGATGTGTGATGATAAAATAATTCTTGTCTCATTGCAGTGTTCGACATTTCTACCTGATTGTGATGATGAGTTGAAGCCAAAAGTTGGAATGTCATTCGATTCTCTAGATGCAGTGGAAGAATTTTATAAGATATATGCTCATGAAGCTGGTTTTGCGGTTCGTATAGGAGCTCAAACTAAGGTGCTCGGCATCATTGAAAATAAGAGATTCTtatgtacaagacaaggcttcTCAAAGAAAAGTGCTAAATCAGATGTTGCTCTAGCTGGAAATCAGAAGAACTCAAAGAAGCCAAAGATGCGATCCGAGACAAGATGTGGCTGTAATGCGCAAATCTATGTGAAGTTGGGTCCGGATAAAAGGTACTATATTGCTTCGATGATTGAGCACCATAATCATGGTTTAGTGTCACCTGATAAAATTATGTTTCTCCGATCAAACCGCACAATCAGAGAAAGAGTTAAGACTGCTTTATTCACATGCCACAAAGCGAGTATAGGTACTTCATAGGCATATAGACTTTTACAAGTAAGCGATGGATTTGAGAATATTGGATGCATGAAGCGGGATCTTCAAAATTATTATCGGGGACTTAGAGAGAAAATTAAAAATGCAGATGCTGAAATTTTTGTTGCACAGAtgaagagaaagaaagaggcTAATCCTGCTTTTTTCTATGATTTTGTTGTGGATGAGCATGGAAAGTTGGTCTACATTTTTTGGGCTGATGCTACAAGTAGAAAAAACTATAAATATTTTGGTGATGTAGTGACTTTTGATGCAACATATAGCACAAATCAGTATAATATGATATTTGCACCTTTTACTGGTGTCAACAATCATATGCAAAGTGTCTTTTTTGGAAGTGCTTTTCTAATAAATGAGAAAATTGAGTCGTATGAATGGTTGTTTCAGACTTTTCTTTCGGCAATGGGAGGAAAAGCTCCAAGGCTTATCATTACAGATGAAGATGCTAGTATGAAATCAACAATTAGATCTATTTTTCCGAATACAATCCATAGGTTTTGCATGTGGCACATCATGGAGAAAATGCCTGAGAAAGTTAGCTTTCCAACAAATCAAGATAAACAGttctggaaagatttgaatgaGTGTGTATGGGGTTCAGAAACTGGAGAAGAATTTGAGATGCGGTGGAATGCTATCATAACTAGTAAGGGTCTCCAAAAGAATGAATGGTTGTTTAATAGGTATCAAATTCGGGAGTCTTGGATTCCAGCATATTTTATGGATGTACCTCTTGCAGGACTCCTCAGAACCACCTCAAGATCAGAAAGTTCAAATTCATTCTTCAATCGCTTTATTCGTCAAAAATTAAGTTTTGTTGAGTTTCGGCTTAGATTTGATACAGCACTAGAGTGCCAACGGCACGAGGAGTTAAAGGCAGATCACATGAGTATTCATAGCACACCGTTGTTTAGTACCCCATGGCCTATCAAGAAGTAAGGAAGCATATTGTACACACACAATGTGTTCAAAAAATTTCAAAATGAAGTGATATCTGCCAGGGACCATTGCTTCGTTGTAGGCATCATGCTACAAGAGGATGTTAAGTTTGTCGTGATCAATGATGGGTCCATGAGGGAGCGGGTGGTTCAATGGTGTGCATCAGATATGTTTGGAAGTTGCTCATGCAAACTGTTTGAGAGAATAGGAATTCCATGTAGCCATATTATTCTCACTTTGAGAGGTGAAAAGCTTTATAAACTTCCTtcattttttattttaaaaagaTGGGAGACAAAATGCAAGAGGTAAAACAAATCACTGTTCTATTTCTTATATTATTATCGTTTGTACATTGTACTGATCACCATTTTTCTTGTGCCCTTAGAGAGACTGTGTTTGACAAGGAAGGCAATATATTGGAGGAGAAAGCCATGGATGCTAATGAGGTGGAAAGAAGGAAAAAGATAGCAACGATACGAAACAAAGTTGAAGATTTGATTCAAAGAGCAAAGAGTTCAAATGAAGGCATGGATCTCTTGCTTTCAACTGTGATGAATATAGAGACTTCTTTTAGTCAAATTGTGCCTAGCACAGTGCAAGCTCCTCAACAAGAATATGAGACTTTTATTGGTTGTAAAATTCCAGAACAAATTGAAATTCATCCACCAACTGATGTTCGTTCGAAGGGAAGGAGCA from Panicum hallii strain FIL2 chromosome 9, PHallii_v3.1, whole genome shotgun sequence includes:
- the LOC112874546 gene encoding probable serine/threonine-protein kinase PBL3 isoform X1 — its product is MQLYVCIFCPLCLHTCLVFIHETSDQSKVGSKSSSSSNPSTAKTGSTRSSWTLPSYKESRELPTPRTEGEILSSSNLKAFSFGDLKAASRNFRSDSLLGEGGFGYVFKGWIDEQTLAPSKPGSGMVVAIKKLKPEGFQGHKEWLTEVDYLGQLHHQNLVKLIGYCSDGDNRLLVYEFMPKGSLENHLFRRGADPLPWGIRLKVAIGAARGLSFLHDAENQVIYRDFKASNILLDSEFNAKLSDFGLAKAGPTGDRTHVSTQVMGTRGYAAPEYVATGRLSVKADVYSYGVVLLELLTGRRALDKSKLASEQNLVDWARPYLRDKRRLYRVMDSKLGGQYPKKGAHAVASIALQCIGNDAKARPAMSEVLEKLEQLQDPKYHVTAPQVDTKRASSSGSVPRSPMKAQPSPRRLSGSGSPLPAVAGSPLPACRTAQVH
- the LOC112874546 gene encoding probable serine/threonine-protein kinase PBL3 isoform X2; protein product: MGNCMDKAATVDNNTAYQSKVGSKSSSSSNPSTAKTGSTRSSWTLPSYKESRELPTPRTEGEILSSSNLKAFSFGDLKAASRNFRSDSLLGEGGFGYVFKGWIDEQTLAPSKPGSGMVVAIKKLKPEGFQGHKEWLTEVDYLGQLHHQNLVKLIGYCSDGDNRLLVYEFMPKGSLENHLFRRGADPLPWGIRLKVAIGAARGLSFLHDAENQVIYRDFKASNILLDSEFNAKLSDFGLAKAGPTGDRTHVSTQVMGTRGYAAPEYVATGRLSVKADVYSYGVVLLELLTGRRALDKSKLASEQNLVDWARPYLRDKRRLYRVMDSKLGGQYPKKGAHAVASIALQCIGNDAKARPAMSEVLEKLEQLQDPKYHVTAPQVDTKRASSSGSVPRSPMKAQPSPRRLSGSGSPLPAVAGSPLPACRTAQVH
- the LOC112874547 gene encoding protein FAR1-RELATED SEQUENCE 5-like — its product is MGDPGGKEATLGTCSSSPTMAAVPQPSVRDPSPPSAGPSNISGPFCTPKKIPMVPSSCSTFLPDCDDELKPKVGMSFDSLDAVEEFYKIYAHEAGFAVRIGAQTKVLGIIENKRFLCTRQGFSKKSAKSDVALAGNQKNSKKPKMRSETRCGCNAQIYVKLGPDKRYYIASMIEHHNHGLVSPDKIMFLRSNRTIRERVKTALFTCHKASIGTS